TAAATCTGTAACAAATTCATCTTCATTTATGTTTGGAAATAATCCTAAAATTTCTTGGATAAACTCCGGCGGATTTGCGTTAGGATGCTCTTTTACAAAAGCTCTTATTTTTTCAAGGTATTTTTCTTTTTTTGTTTTTAACGTTCCTTGAACCCCTAAAGCATAGTTTACACCCAATAACAATTTATTTTCATCGTCCACCGATTCGAGTTTATTTTCAGGAAGTGTTATAGTCCTTCTTTTATCACTTGCAATAATGATAAAATCATTGTGAACTATATTGGAAATTAATGTCATTAGCTATGTATTTTTTGAAGAGTCAAAAACAATAATAAGTGTCTTTTTTTATAATTTATGATCGTAATACGATATCCTGCAAAACACTATCATATCGATAATTTACTATCGACTCAGCTATTATTAAATCAATTACTTTGTCAATTACAGGAAGAGGGACAACAAACCATTCCCGAGGAGTTATTCGTCTACCATTTTCATCATAGATATCCACATTTAAACATACCTCAGCAAAAAAGCGATGTAACAATTGCTCAAATTTATGTGGATTAATATTATAGCATTTAATTGTTGAAACAATGTGAACATCTGCCATAAGATAAGTTGGTTCTTTTTTGGCATTCTTCACTCTATCTTTAACATCTACTTTAGAGAAACCAATTTTATAAAGGTCTTTAATTGATGCAATATCTTTGTTTGTCGATTTGGATTTTAGAATGTAGATCCAACCAGTTTCAGTATCATCTTCATTGACAATGTTTGCGTTTTTAAACAATTCATTTTCTATTGAGCTATCTGTTTCTGTAACAATTTTTCCATTGTTTAGAAGTTGTTTACCCAATGAACGATACAGCATATTACTTTCAGTCCCATTTTCAAAAATGATTCTAGTACGACCATCTTTTCGAACTCTGTTTCCGGAAGGAATTTTTCGCTCTTTTTCTTCTACATCTACGCGCTCAAGAAATAGTAATATGCCATCTAAAATATAGAATCTTCCCTCTTCTAAGTTAGTTTCGGTACTGTCAAATGGTTTTAATTTTCTCAACCCTTTTCTTAATTCTTCATGGACTTTAAGAAAGGCAGGTTCATAAGTGGTAAACTCGGAATCTTTAATAGGTTTTCTTCTTGCAACAAAATCAGCTTCTTCTCGATCTTTTGAACTTGGAACGTTTTTAAGTTTAAAAATTTCCAATGTATCGTCAGTATCTAATAGACCAAAATCATCGTCATTCATTATATCTGCTATCGAATTTATTTCAATAACTGCATTGCCTAATAAGTTATGAGTATCATGTGGCTTTAAGATTTCTATATTTTTTGATTAGACCTTAACTCTTTTAATCTCACGCCTAAAGTTCTTTCTGAAACCACATAAACATCTGCTTTTGGTTCTCTTTTATTTTTTTCAAAAAAGGCATTGATTTCCTGGAAAGAATCTATTAATCTTTCGTCCTCTGATTTGATATTTGATACTTTGGGCTTTGAATCTAAAATACCAAATTCATCATCGTTGAAAATGTCTTCTAGTGTTTTCTTTTTATTCATTTGCCATAGCTTTACGTTTCTGTTCCCGCAAAAATATGATTGCTTCAGCTAATCTTTTTTCTTGTGGATCAAAAGACTGTATACTTGGTTCAACTCCCGTTCTTATCTTCCAATTCTTGATTTTAGGCCAAAGTAAAATTGCTTCTTCCTCTGTCATTTGAATTCTAGTAGCATCGATGGTTTCTTGAATTGCTTTGAATACCGAAGCTGTGACCGATTTTGACAATATTTCAAATGCTTTCTGAAATGGATTTATAGTGTCAATTAAATCAATATTGATATCATCAATATTTACAAAACTGTCTGCCATTCTGATAAAGCGTTTGTCACCTTGTGTTTCTATATGACCATTCTTAATTACAGAATCCACAACCACATGCTGACGAACTTCTTCAACTTCTTCTTCTGTTAAGTCAGGATACGTTTCTCTGATAATTTTAGGAATCAGTACTTTATTTATTACTTCCGGGTCCACATTACCAGGCAAAGCTTTTATCATTACATCATCCTGTAGGATAGTAGCTTTTAAATCATTGATATCTGATTCAATGATTTCTCTTACTCTAGATGATGAAGGTTTTTTAAATCCATTAATCCGTATTGTATCTTCATCGTCTTCACTATCATCCTCGGGGAATTTAGGTTTAAATTTAAAGTTAGGAGCCAAAACCTGTTCCATTAATAAAGATGCCGTAATTGCCTTTAACATATTATTTACTGATAATTTGACTTCGCCATCTTCTGCATCAGGTTGCGCAATCAAATTAGTAAATTGGGCATGAGTTTTATTTTCACTATCTCTGGTACATCTTCCGATGATTTGAATGATCTCCGTTAATGAACCTCTATAGCCAACTGTCAAAGCATGTTCGCAGAACGGCCAGTCAAAACCTTCTTTTGCCATTCCTAAAGCAATTATAATATCGATATCTTCCGGATTATTCGAAACTCGTAAATACTCCTGAATTTTGTCTCTATCTTTTTGGTTGTCATGGACTAAATCTGCAACCTTTAATAAATTGCCAGTTTTATTACTTCGAACAAACAATACACCAGTGTCTGGATCTTGATATTCTAAATCACCTAGACTATCAATTATTTTGTTTACTTCCTCATATTTTTCTTTAGTAGATTCACCAGAATTGACACTTGGAATATGAACAATTGTTTTTTTGGTTTCGTCTAATATTTCATCAATAGCAGAAGTATATCGTCCTTGATAAAAGTGATAACCAATACCTAAAGATTTTAAATGTTCATATCCATTAAGTTGTTCATAGTAATTGTAAGTAACCTTGATGAATTGTCTCTCGGATTCAGGTAATAATACAGGTACACTATCACCTCTAAAGTAAGAACCAGTCATAGCAACTATATGTGCTGTAGATTTAGCCATAATGGCTCTTAATACTTCTCCTAATCTATTATTTCCATCTGCAGAAACGTGATGAAATTCATCTATAGCAATAACAACATCGTTGAAAGCTTTTTCATCAATGCCTTCGCAAGCAAAGCGCAGCGTTGCATGTGTACATATCAATAGTTTTTCATCACTTGCTAAGAAATTATTAAATGCTTTTACTTTACTAGAATCACCACCCGGTGTACATAAATTGTATATTGGATTGGGTTCCCAATCAGCAAAGAAACCGTATTTAGATAATGCTGTTTTTCCAAATGAACTACCAATGGAACGCTCAGGGACTGCTACAATTACTTTTTTTAATCCTTGATTAATTAGCTTGTCTAATCCAATAAACATTAAAGCACGAGATTTACCTGATGCGGGTGGCGCTTTAATCAATAAATATTGAGCTGAACGTGCTTCAAAAGCTCGTTCTTGCATTTCTCTCATACCAAACTCATTTGTGCTTTTGCTTTTGCCAGTTTGGTTATATTGAACATGTACTATATTTGGCATGTTTATTTAGCTTTTTTCGTTTTTTTATCTTTTTGAAACAAATTATTTTTTGTCGTCATTTCACCGTACAATTTGAATAAATACTCCAATCTTTCAACATCACTTTCAAATGGCTTTAAGCGGTAACACCTCTCAATTGCAAGGTCTAATTCCTTATGAGCCTCTTTTAAGCCTGACGGCATTTTTATAGGATCGTAAAGTTGTGCTAATGTCTTTTGAGGATATTTGGCTCTCTCATCTAACACCTCAAAAACATGTAGATTGATTTGCTCTTTTTGCTTTTCATTAATATTTGGAAAAGGGAAAGTGTTATAACACAAGCCTGCTGAATAACGATAGTCCGTTTTTAATTTACCTCCAATAGCTTTAACCCAAACCATATGAATTGCAGAGGATATTATACCAAAAATCCAAGGTTGTACGTTATATATTGCCAAAGCTGAATCTGAAATTATGAAATTTTCATCTAGAAAATCAACAGGGATATATTTTCTGTTTTCAGAGGATACTCTTGGAACAATAATTGAATTTGTTTCCTGATGTCTTATTTCTGCAAATTTAAAAGGTATACTCGCTAACTCTTTTGTCGATTCACGTTTACTTTTATTTCTTATATTAAATGTTAAGTCAATTCTTTTCTTTACTTCGGGAATTTCATATGCTAAGTCTTTATTTTTGTCTGAAATCCACAAACAGTATCTTTCTTTACCTCTGATTAATTCTAAAGAACCTATTAGTTTTTTAATCAATAAATGGGCTTCCGGGTTTATTGAAAGTATTTCGTCTTTTTCGTCTTTAGAAAGTATTAAAAAACCGCCATCATTGGCCATGCTTCCAAAATTTATTTCAGGTAAATTTGAAATACTTTTTGTCTTTTTAGATATAATTTGTGGATTACCTTCAACTAAGTACGGACTTATATTTTCTGCTTTTTTCTCAAAATTATCAATATAGATATATTTCTGCTTATTTGAGACGTTTCTAAGACCAACAATAATAACATAAACTCCAGCATTTCCCTTTGCATTATTAGTCCATTTAAATGATTGATGTGCAAAGTCAATTTCGATAGAATCTGATAAAATATTTGGCCATATAAGGGCTACTTGTTCTCCTTGACAAATAGAATTTGTTGATACAAATGCACATTTCGCATTTATGCCATCAATATATTTTTTTCCTAAATAAAACCAGCTAGCGATATAATCCATGTTATTGTACCCTTTGACATTGTGAAATACAATACTCATATCTTCTTTTTGCACTTCATCTTGAAGCCTGGCACCAAGGTACGGTGGATTTCCTAAAATATATATTTCATCATTTTCATTTTTAACTGGGCATGCCAATTTCCAATCTACTCTAGTTGCATTGCCGGATGTTATATGTCCGGCTTCTTTTAATGGTAGAATTGGTCTTGCACGACCGAAATCAAAA
Above is a genomic segment from Flavobacterium phycosphaerae containing:
- a CDS encoding GIY-YIG nuclease family protein, which encodes MNDDDFGLLDTDDTLEIFKLKNVPSSKDREEADFVARRKPIKDSEFTTYEPAFLKVHEELRKGLRKLKPFDSTETNLEEGRFYILDGILLFLERVDVEEKERKIPSGNRVRKDGRTRIIFENGTESNMLYRSLGKQLLNNGKIVTETDSSIENELFKNANIVNEDDTETGWIYILKSKSTNKDIASIKDLYKIGFSKVDVKDRVKNAKKEPTYLMADVHIVSTIKCYNINPHKFEQLLHRFFAEVCLNVDIYDENGRRITPREWFVVPLPVIDKVIDLIIAESIVNYRYDSVLQDIVLRS
- a CDS encoding DEAD/DEAH box helicase, with protein sequence MPNIVHVQYNQTGKSKSTNEFGMREMQERAFEARSAQYLLIKAPPASGKSRALMFIGLDKLINQGLKKVIVAVPERSIGSSFGKTALSKYGFFADWEPNPIYNLCTPGGDSSKVKAFNNFLASDEKLLICTHATLRFACEGIDEKAFNDVVIAIDEFHHVSADGNNRLGEVLRAIMAKSTAHIVAMTGSYFRGDSVPVLLPESERQFIKVTYNYYEQLNGYEHLKSLGIGYHFYQGRYTSAIDEILDETKKTIVHIPSVNSGESTKEKYEEVNKIIDSLGDLEYQDPDTGVLFVRSNKTGNLLKVADLVHDNQKDRDKIQEYLRVSNNPEDIDIIIALGMAKEGFDWPFCEHALTVGYRGSLTEIIQIIGRCTRDSENKTHAQFTNLIAQPDAEDGEVKLSVNNMLKAITASLLMEQVLAPNFKFKPKFPEDDSEDDEDTIRINGFKKPSSSRVREIIESDINDLKATILQDDVMIKALPGNVDPEVINKVLIPKIIRETYPDLTEEEVEEVRQHVVVDSVIKNGHIETQGDKRFIRMADSFVNIDDINIDLIDTINPFQKAFEILSKSVTASVFKAIQETIDATRIQMTEEEAILLWPKIKNWKIRTGVEPSIQSFDPQEKRLAEAIIFLREQKRKAMANE
- a CDS encoding class I SAM-dependent DNA methyltransferase, whose amino-acid sequence is MNSTQIEKNLNELVKSIDNENFIYDLLVAYGISKTSITRLKKGDFNLSNKEGEVLYKKKVLFKEVVSDKLLTTIDDLTKSEEDLKHNPRFVIVTDYKTLLAKDTRTGLTLDTPISEINKRFDFFLPWSGQEKYQQKNDNHADRKASYEMAKLYDILVHENPNIYNDGGHNLNIFLSRILFCFFAEDTGIFEDEGIFTNTLAQHTKTDGSDVHSFLDRLFHVLNTKDNSSEPDYLKAFPYVNGGLFRDTIHSPTFSTKARKIILECGDLNWSEINPDIFGSMIQAVVNEEYRSGLGMHYTSVPNIMKVIEPLFLNELYEEFGKSKDNPNKLRKLIFRLSKIKVFDPACGSGNFLIIAYKELRKLEIEIWKQIDLLKKESKQSYQTETVYTEIKLSQFYGIELDDFAHEMAILSLWLAEHQMNKIFIDELFDFGRARPILPLKEAGHITSGNATRVDWKLACPVKNENDEIYILGNPPYLGARLQDEVQKEDMSIVFHNVKGYNNMDYIASWFYLGKKYIDGINAKCAFVSTNSICQGEQVALIWPNILSDSIEIDFAHQSFKWTNNAKGNAGVYVIIVGLRNVSNKQKYIYIDNFEKKAENISPYLVEGNPQIISKKTKSISNLPEINFGSMANDGGFLILSKDEKDEILSINPEAHLLIKKLIGSLELIRGKERYCLWISDKNKDLAYEIPEVKKRIDLTFNIRNKSKRESTKELASIPFKFAEIRHQETNSIIVPRVSSENRKYIPVDFLDENFIISDSALAIYNVQPWIFGIISSAIHMVWVKAIGGKLKTDYRYSAGLCYNTFPFPNINEKQKEQINLHVFEVLDERAKYPQKTLAQLYDPIKMPSGLKEAHKELDLAIERCYRLKPFESDVERLEYLFKLYGEMTTKNNLFQKDKKTKKAK